The Enterococcus rotai genome includes a window with the following:
- a CDS encoding DUF916 and DUF3324 domain-containing protein: MKKKIRLLCFVIVYLFANSIGGQIALAASEDDNLGYVVSLVQPKSQIDPNKSYFYIQTEPGIEQDLEVRIKSTKKENVKIKISATDAFTGDSGTIEYTDKKEKLGETLQNPVSSLVKIDTPEITIGNFEEKKVMVRLTPPKEHYEGVKMGALVFKLDVGEKSSGVATEFAYRTGFLISESGDEFNNGQTLELTSAKAAIKRGKKMVLANLKNPEPKVLEDLNITAMMVRKGTDNVIKQKTVQNYSMAPNSQFDFEMDWGIENLPSGTYTLKLEAENGNKEWNLSKDFTISNKEAKEMNEQSVFKIVTPMWIKIVTVIMAFITMMSGVITIVRRKKWEKRWKKLRLKKKKKNKKK, from the coding sequence TTGAAAAAAAAAATTAGACTACTATGCTTTGTAATTGTTTATTTATTTGCTAATAGTATTGGAGGTCAGATAGCTTTAGCTGCGTCAGAAGATGATAATTTAGGGTATGTAGTATCTTTAGTACAACCTAAAAGTCAAATAGATCCTAATAAAAGTTATTTCTATATTCAAACTGAACCTGGAATTGAACAAGACTTAGAAGTAAGAATCAAAAGTACAAAAAAAGAAAATGTGAAAATCAAAATTAGTGCAACAGACGCATTTACTGGGGATAGTGGGACGATTGAATATACGGATAAAAAAGAAAAACTAGGGGAAACATTACAAAATCCTGTGAGTTCATTAGTTAAAATTGACACACCTGAAATTACAATTGGTAATTTTGAAGAAAAGAAAGTGATGGTTCGATTGACACCTCCTAAAGAGCATTATGAAGGTGTAAAAATGGGGGCATTAGTCTTCAAGTTAGATGTAGGAGAAAAAAGTTCAGGAGTTGCAACAGAATTTGCATATAGAACAGGTTTTCTGATATCGGAGTCAGGAGACGAGTTTAATAACGGTCAAACATTGGAACTAACATCAGCAAAAGCAGCGATTAAGAGAGGGAAAAAGATGGTTCTAGCGAATTTAAAAAATCCAGAACCCAAAGTATTAGAAGATTTAAATATAACAGCGATGATGGTAAGAAAAGGAACAGACAATGTCATTAAACAAAAAACGGTTCAAAATTATTCAATGGCGCCAAATAGTCAGTTTGATTTTGAAATGGACTGGGGAATCGAAAATCTACCATCGGGTACCTATACACTAAAATTAGAAGCTGAAAATGGTAATAAAGAGTGGAATCTGAGTAAGGATTTTACTATTTCGAATAAAGAAGCAAAAGAAATGAATGAACAAAGTGTGTTTAAGATTGTGACTCCGATGTGGATCAAAATTGTGACTGTGATAATGGCTTTCATTACTATGATGAGTGGTGTTATTACTATAGTTAGACGTAAAAAATGGGAAAAAAGATGGAAAAAATTGAGATTGAAAAAGAAAAAGAAAAACAAAAAAAAGTAG
- a CDS encoding WxL domain-containing protein, with amino-acid sequence MKKLVLTTLLASSALMIFAKPANAEEVSKDSTDVGIRFETDGPNKPGPGPYKDNLALIWTPSTFDFGKQKATANIATFSNTVAGDQYLVVNDDRALEGETDGTTSAWKLTATMSELVSKDTTKAELPAKLTFSLGDIESYDIGDVDEETNDYYPNPVEGNLGKLAENSDTKLNKAVSLEAGNTTAVELMGKTKANAVKGGFATKLSDTKLVVTSGKDAAGKNFKGTVNWSLDNTY; translated from the coding sequence TTGAAAAAATTAGTTTTGACAACACTTTTAGCATCATCAGCATTGATGATTTTTGCTAAACCAGCAAATGCTGAAGAAGTGAGTAAAGATAGCACAGACGTAGGTATTCGCTTTGAAACAGATGGTCCAAATAAACCTGGACCTGGACCATACAAAGATAACTTAGCATTAATTTGGACACCATCTACATTTGATTTTGGTAAACAAAAAGCGACAGCTAATATTGCCACTTTCAGCAATACAGTTGCAGGCGATCAATATCTTGTAGTCAACGATGATAGAGCCTTAGAAGGTGAAACAGATGGTACAACAAGCGCTTGGAAATTAACAGCGACTATGTCTGAATTAGTATCTAAAGATACGACTAAAGCTGAATTACCAGCTAAGTTGACATTCTCTCTAGGCGATATTGAATCATATGATATTGGTGATGTAGATGAAGAAACAAATGACTATTATCCAAACCCTGTTGAAGGTAACTTAGGTAAATTAGCAGAAAATAGTGATACAAAGTTAAATAAAGCAGTTTCTTTAGAAGCTGGAAATACAACTGCTGTTGAACTTATGGGTAAAACAAAAGCTAATGCTGTAAAAGGCGGTTTTGCAACTAAATTATCTGATACAAAATTAGTAGTAACTTCAGGTAAAGATGCTGCTGGTAAAAACTTTAAAGGTACAGTTAACTGGAGTCTAGATAACACTTACTAA
- a CDS encoding DUF916 and DUF3324 domain-containing protein, giving the protein MKNIQWLSLCFLSLLLFLIYPLKTVAQESNNEPMNGFSYQVRQPENQINKNVGYYDLLMKKGQKQKVELILYNAKKKAIDVSIKLSSAKTNANGVVEYAPNALKEDDSLKYKFTDIVKTTDRVTVPAESDKTVILEITMPEDSIEGLIAGGIQLQLIEEEKNTEKEIIQNKFAYLIGFLLSESDTKDIKPRLKFNETYSKVSNGQHTLFLNYSNTSPIFVENMDVVVKVSKHNSNKDLFELKKSGLRMAPNSMIDFPISLEDKKLAKGKYKLQADIRLSTGENWKWEQNFTVTQDDLSSLDVQKKELGEDNTISLYTLLLGITSVVILVLVMVVFLIKRIKK; this is encoded by the coding sequence TTGAAAAATATACAATGGTTAAGTCTTTGTTTTCTTAGTCTGTTACTATTTCTCATATACCCTTTAAAAACAGTTGCACAAGAGAGTAATAATGAGCCGATGAATGGATTTTCATATCAAGTAAGACAACCTGAAAATCAGATAAATAAAAATGTAGGTTATTATGATCTTCTAATGAAAAAGGGGCAAAAACAAAAAGTAGAATTAATTTTATATAACGCGAAGAAAAAAGCGATTGATGTTTCTATCAAGTTAAGTAGCGCTAAAACAAATGCGAATGGCGTTGTAGAGTACGCACCCAATGCGTTAAAAGAAGATGATTCACTAAAATATAAGTTTACAGATATTGTTAAAACTACTGATAGAGTAACAGTTCCAGCTGAGAGTGACAAAACGGTCATATTAGAGATCACGATGCCCGAAGATTCAATAGAAGGTCTTATAGCAGGTGGAATTCAGCTACAACTCATTGAGGAAGAGAAAAACACTGAAAAAGAAATTATACAGAATAAATTTGCTTATTTAATCGGCTTTTTGTTAAGTGAGTCAGATACCAAAGACATTAAGCCACGACTTAAATTCAATGAGACTTACTCAAAAGTTTCTAATGGACAGCATACATTATTTTTGAATTATTCGAATACTAGCCCAATTTTCGTAGAAAATATGGACGTGGTAGTCAAAGTATCAAAGCATAATTCTAATAAAGATTTATTTGAATTAAAAAAAAGTGGATTAAGAATGGCCCCTAATTCGATGATTGATTTTCCGATTTCTTTAGAAGATAAAAAATTAGCTAAAGGTAAATATAAATTACAAGCCGACATTCGACTATCTACTGGTGAAAATTGGAAGTGGGAGCAAAATTTTACGGTAACCCAGGATGATCTATCATCTTTGGATGTTCAAAAGAAAGAATTAGGTGAGGATAACACGATTTCACTATATACATTACTTTTAGGAATTACGTCAGTGGTAATATTAGTTTTAGTAATGGTCGTTTTTCTAATAAAGAGAATAAAAAAATGA
- a CDS encoding MerR family transcriptional regulator → MKTYTVKEVSEMMNISPYTLRFYDKKGLFPFVKRNSKNVREFNEEDLEWVYIVMCLRATGLSISNVQYYINLFRQGDDTVKKRLELLIEQRQIIKKQLAELKQKSEMLEYKIAVYQGMIDGNKVRLHNPISEKVKKREQINNSKLRLI, encoded by the coding sequence GTGAAGACTTATACTGTAAAAGAGGTCTCTGAAATGATGAATATTTCACCGTACACATTGCGCTTTTACGATAAAAAAGGCTTATTCCCTTTTGTGAAAAGAAATAGTAAGAACGTTCGTGAATTTAATGAGGAAGACCTAGAATGGGTATATATAGTAATGTGCTTAAGAGCGACGGGGTTATCGATCAGTAATGTTCAGTATTACATAAATTTATTTCGTCAGGGTGATGATACTGTAAAAAAACGCTTAGAATTATTGATAGAGCAACGTCAAATTATCAAAAAACAGTTAGCTGAGCTAAAGCAGAAAAGTGAAATGTTAGAGTACAAGATTGCTGTGTATCAGGGGATGATTGATGGAAACAAAGTCAGATTACACAATCCAATTTCTGAGAAAGTAAAAAAAAGAGAGCAAATAAACAATTCTAAACTTCGATTGATATAA
- a CDS encoding VOC family protein → MRLDHICIRVSNLRESIAFYQKAFGCEEISMDDFPEYKFTLVFLSFPNSDVKIELTYNYDQKNYDLGDGYGHIGMKAENIRELHEKQASFGLKVTDIKQFNGASDYYFLEDPDGYKIEIVSI, encoded by the coding sequence ATGAGATTAGATCATATTTGTATTAGAGTTAGTAATCTTAGAGAGTCAATTGCATTCTACCAAAAAGCATTCGGCTGTGAGGAGATCAGTATGGATGATTTTCCAGAATACAAATTTACTTTAGTATTCTTAAGTTTCCCCAACAGTGATGTAAAAATCGAATTAACGTATAATTATGACCAAAAAAATTATGATTTAGGTGATGGATACGGACATATTGGCATGAAAGCTGAAAACATTCGAGAATTGCACGAAAAACAGGCATCATTTGGTTTAAAAGTAACAGATATAAAACAGTTTAACGGAGCCTCAGATTATTACTTTCTAGAAGATCCTGATGGCTACAAAATTGAAATTGTTTCTATATAA
- a CDS encoding L-dopachrome tautomerase-related protein has translation MDFPSRKNTGELEIAAKFYNAMPTGVAISKNGRLFINFPKWGDDVTYSVVELVDEKEIPYPNEEMNRYDSTNPINTFLSVQALFIDHLDRLWVLDTGAPFFNVPNKEAAKLVSIDLKTNKILNTYSFSEKVLLDTTYLNDMRFDWNRGDKGTAFITDSSVSGPGAIILLDLESGQSRRVLDGVKSTAVDETILPKVEGKPLRNLDSDGNISSFHVAVDGIELSPDKKTLYFCSLVGRYLYSIETDLLFSNFTDEYLESKVEALVEKGSSDGLIMSVNGTLYAGDYEHNSIVAINEDGQLETVLQNDLVLWPDSMTIGQDGYLYVTANQVHRQPGFNGGIDKREKPYLLLKINIGETPSY, from the coding sequence ATGGATTTTCCCAGTAGAAAAAACACCGGAGAATTAGAAATAGCAGCAAAATTTTATAATGCGATGCCCACAGGAGTGGCTATCTCTAAAAACGGGAGATTGTTTATAAATTTCCCGAAATGGGGAGATGATGTAACATATTCTGTGGTTGAGTTAGTAGATGAAAAAGAAATACCTTATCCAAATGAAGAAATGAACCGTTATGATTCTACTAATCCAATTAACACGTTTTTAAGTGTACAAGCATTATTTATCGATCATCTCGATCGATTGTGGGTTTTAGATACAGGCGCTCCATTTTTTAATGTACCAAACAAAGAAGCCGCAAAATTAGTATCTATTGATTTAAAAACGAACAAGATTTTAAATACTTATTCGTTTTCTGAAAAAGTCCTATTAGATACAACTTATTTGAATGATATGCGCTTTGATTGGAATAGAGGCGATAAAGGAACCGCATTTATCACTGATTCATCTGTCTCTGGACCTGGAGCAATCATACTATTAGATCTAGAAAGCGGACAATCTAGAAGAGTTTTAGACGGTGTCAAATCAACGGCTGTTGATGAAACTATCCTTCCTAAGGTCGAAGGAAAACCTTTACGTAATTTGGATTCTGATGGGAATATTTCTAGTTTTCACGTAGCTGTGGACGGAATTGAACTATCTCCAGATAAAAAGACGCTTTATTTTTGTTCTTTAGTTGGACGCTACCTGTATTCTATTGAAACAGACTTATTATTTTCAAACTTTACAGATGAATACTTAGAAAGTAAAGTAGAAGCACTGGTTGAAAAAGGGTCTTCTGATGGTCTGATTATGTCTGTTAATGGAACTTTGTATGCTGGAGACTATGAGCACAACTCTATAGTGGCTATTAATGAGGACGGACAATTAGAGACCGTTTTGCAAAATGATTTAGTCTTGTGGCCTGATTCTATGACTATTGGACAAGATGGCTATCTTTATGTAACAGCCAATCAAGTGCATAGGCAACCAGGCTTCAACGGAGGAATTGATAAACGAGAAAAGCCATATTTATTATTAAAGATAAATATTGGAGAAACACCATCCTATTAA
- a CDS encoding SDR family oxidoreductase: MENIKNKVIIITGASSGIGEATVKKLAKTGAKVMMFARREDLLKSIKSELVAYDVEYKVGDVTSLLDMKELVSYTLEKFGKIDVMFHNAGIMPMGPLASSEEKEVKKWTSAVNVNIMGVVNGLAACLPIMVEQKFGHMIAMDSVAGHLVYPNSAVYCGTKYAVRAIMEGVRQEHLEDNIRSSIVSPGIVETELINSVGNPDIESWIAGEVKDRTTSLSAEDVAEAVAYILSTPENVSISEVLMRSSKHAL; encoded by the coding sequence ATGGAAAATATTAAAAACAAAGTTATTATTATTACGGGTGCATCTAGCGGTATAGGTGAAGCTACTGTAAAAAAATTAGCAAAGACTGGTGCTAAAGTTATGATGTTTGCTCGAAGAGAAGATCTGCTAAAATCCATAAAATCAGAATTAGTAGCCTATGATGTAGAGTATAAAGTTGGAGATGTTACAAGCTTATTGGATATGAAAGAACTAGTCAGCTATACACTAGAAAAATTCGGGAAAATCGATGTTATGTTTCATAATGCTGGAATTATGCCAATGGGACCTTTAGCTAGCTCAGAGGAAAAAGAAGTAAAAAAATGGACTTCAGCAGTTAATGTTAATATTATGGGGGTTGTAAATGGATTAGCAGCATGTCTTCCTATAATGGTAGAGCAAAAATTCGGACATATGATTGCAATGGACTCAGTAGCAGGTCATCTAGTCTATCCAAATTCAGCTGTTTATTGTGGAACTAAATATGCAGTTAGAGCCATCATGGAAGGAGTTAGACAAGAACATTTAGAAGATAACATCCGCTCGTCTATTGTTTCACCGGGTATTGTAGAAACTGAGCTGATCAACAGCGTAGGAAACCCTGATATTGAGTCGTGGATTGCGGGTGAAGTAAAAGACCGAACTACATCATTGTCAGCAGAAGACGTAGCAGAAGCGGTCGCATATATCCTATCGACACCTGAAAATGTTTCAATTAGTGAAGTGTTAATGCGCTCTTCAAAACATGCATTGTAA
- a CDS encoding DUF2798 domain-containing protein, with protein sequence MFLIDLKKYNLFFTIFYAGTLTALVSLTLTLINAGIDNFNFVSWLRSWLIAFAIVFACSFFLPSVVRKSLNKIITIKE encoded by the coding sequence TTGTTTTTAATAGACTTAAAAAAATATAATCTATTTTTTACCATTTTTTATGCAGGGACATTAACTGCTTTAGTATCTTTAACATTGACATTGATTAATGCAGGTATTGATAATTTTAATTTTGTAAGTTGGCTTAGATCGTGGCTTATCGCTTTCGCAATCGTATTTGCATGTTCGTTTTTCTTGCCAAGTGTAGTACGTAAATCACTAAACAAAATTATAACCATAAAAGAATAA
- a CDS encoding MBL fold metallo-hydrolase, whose amino-acid sequence MNIIQLSKSIYKYEFPAGSVLKDAVRINVWLVLKRTDVYIIDTGFAEMTEELVKYITALGTPKALFVTHGHRDHILGVHQLAHMFDIPAYAHPLEIKQIENAMAPYPTSEDKMSGMFKELTDEIVKEAGLQSFVTPGHSPGHTIFYHMEEQVLMVGDLFTTTDKQLLPPIVRFTPDMTESIDSGAILDEIKPNLISSSHGEDLLYNEELYSQLAYFFRAE is encoded by the coding sequence ATGAATATCATTCAACTTTCAAAATCAATCTATAAATATGAGTTTCCAGCTGGTAGTGTACTCAAAGATGCAGTAAGAATAAATGTTTGGTTAGTATTAAAAAGAACAGATGTCTACATTATTGATACTGGCTTTGCTGAAATGACAGAGGAACTTGTAAAATATATAACAGCTTTAGGAACTCCGAAAGCCTTATTTGTAACACATGGCCATCGAGATCACATACTTGGTGTTCATCAACTTGCCCATATGTTTGATATCCCAGCATATGCTCATCCCTTAGAGATAAAACAAATCGAAAATGCAATGGCACCTTATCCAACATCAGAGGACAAAATGTCTGGGATGTTTAAAGAATTAACAGATGAAATTGTGAAAGAAGCTGGACTTCAATCTTTTGTAACGCCAGGTCATTCTCCTGGCCATACTATTTTTTATCACATGGAAGAGCAAGTTTTAATGGTAGGAGATTTATTTACAACAACAGATAAACAATTGCTACCACCTATCGTGAGATTTACTCCCGATATGACAGAAAGTATTGATAGCGGAGCGATTTTAGATGAAATAAAACCTAATTTAATTTCATCTTCTCATGGAGAAGACTTACTATACAATGAAGAGCTGTATTCTCAACTAGCTTACTTTTTTAGAGCTGAATAA
- a CDS encoding PhnA domain-containing protein, with amino-acid sequence MEVVIYDSLGHQLHNGDTVILTKDLKLKGTKFILKRGFKLKKITVRDDVFCIVARTKEHGIIELKNESVKLLK; translated from the coding sequence ATGGAAGTAGTTATCTATGATAGCCTAGGTCATCAACTGCATAATGGAGATACGGTTATTTTGACGAAGGATTTAAAATTAAAAGGCACTAAATTTATTTTAAAAAGAGGATTTAAGTTAAAAAAAATTACAGTTAGAGATGATGTCTTTTGTATAGTAGCTCGCACAAAAGAACATGGGATAATTGAACTGAAAAATGAATCTGTTAAGCTTTTAAAATAG
- the amaP gene encoding alkaline shock response membrane anchor protein AmaP has translation MGKWKKFSMVVICSIVMCMTLFTLLSYSTATGMYIFELPYPDLLLANDVVATLVIWFNACMFLFFLTTVFVITCYPKKMTKLKFKKNGGVLLIDRKGIKGFILSSLKEEKVIKDPSIHIKMTKKKIHVAIKGKIGVTSEIYGRIKEWEYEMEEQIKMLVGSEVGIRTKVILKAYADEDARRAG, from the coding sequence TTGGGTAAGTGGAAAAAATTTAGTATGGTAGTTATTTGTTCAATTGTTATGTGTATGACATTATTTACTCTACTATCCTACTCAACTGCTACAGGTATGTATATTTTTGAATTACCTTATCCCGATCTTTTATTAGCTAATGATGTTGTAGCTACTCTCGTTATTTGGTTTAACGCATGTATGTTCTTATTCTTTTTAACTACGGTATTTGTAATAACATGTTATCCTAAAAAAATGACCAAATTAAAATTTAAAAAAAATGGTGGAGTACTATTAATTGATCGTAAGGGAATTAAAGGATTTATTCTTTCTAGTTTAAAAGAAGAAAAAGTTATCAAAGATCCTTCTATTCACATTAAGATGACAAAGAAAAAAATACATGTTGCTATAAAAGGGAAAATAGGTGTAACGTCCGAAATATATGGCCGCATAAAAGAATGGGAGTATGAGATGGAAGAACAGATCAAGATGCTAGTTGGCAGTGAGGTTGGAATAAGAACAAAGGTTATACTAAAAGCTTATGCCGATGAAGACGCTCGAAGAGCGGGCTAG
- a CDS encoding DUF2273 domain-containing protein: MKELLKSNQSVLIGGILGLLFATIFIAIGFFKTIVIFIFTILGSYGGYYVKKSGLLDGFLSKKRN, encoded by the coding sequence ATGAAAGAATTATTGAAATCGAATCAAAGTGTTTTAATAGGGGGCATTTTAGGTCTGTTATTCGCCACCATTTTCATAGCGATCGGTTTTTTCAAAACAATAGTGATCTTTATATTTACCATTTTAGGTAGCTATGGCGGATATTATGTGAAAAAGAGTGGTTTATTGGATGGATTTCTTTCTAAAAAGAGAAATTAA
- a CDS encoding Asp23/Gls24 family envelope stress response protein, with product MDNKAGKKVSEVKEIKGELTFEDKVVQKIIGIALETIDGLLTVDGGFFSNVANKLVNREDVTNGIDVEVGKSQVAVDLNVVAEYGKDIASLYDKIKEVVSREVEKMTSLYVVEVNVTVVDVKTKEQHEEDSTTVQDRLSEATGSLGEFTSEQTDKVKNAVSNGTNKVKEATDSRVK from the coding sequence ATGGATAACAAAGCTGGAAAAAAAGTAAGCGAAGTAAAAGAAATTAAAGGTGAATTAACATTTGAAGACAAAGTAGTTCAGAAAATAATTGGAATAGCGTTAGAAACAATTGATGGTCTACTAACAGTGGATGGTGGTTTTTTCTCAAATGTAGCGAATAAATTAGTGAATCGAGAAGACGTGACCAATGGAATTGATGTTGAAGTTGGAAAATCGCAAGTAGCGGTGGACTTAAATGTTGTGGCCGAATATGGGAAAGACATTGCATCATTATATGACAAAATCAAAGAAGTTGTTTCTCGTGAAGTAGAAAAAATGACTTCGTTATATGTTGTAGAAGTAAATGTAACGGTGGTTGATGTGAAAACCAAAGAACAGCATGAAGAGGATTCAACTACTGTACAAGATCGTTTATCCGAAGCGACAGGTTCTTTGGGCGAATTCACCTCTGAGCAAACCGATAAAGTAAAAAATGCGGTTAGTAATGGTACAAACAAAGTGAAGGAAGCAACTGACTCAAGAGTAAAGTAA
- a CDS encoding DUF421 domain-containing protein encodes MELVTIFLKLLIGYASIIVYFHMVGRSAMAPATASDQVQNFFLGGMAGAVILNFSISPIQFLIILAIWFAIIASVNFLKLRIPVLRSLIEGDSIELFSENRPNKKAFLKAKLSAGDFITLLRNQGVTSIDNLQNVRIEANGQLSISEKKEDSFNKYLIVDGMINATELVEIKKSNDWLEAFVGSKGLKVEEIFILEYNTKTANIIFVKQPV; translated from the coding sequence ATGGAATTAGTTACTATATTTTTAAAATTGTTAATAGGCTATGCCTCTATCATTGTCTATTTCCATATGGTTGGGCGATCAGCTATGGCTCCTGCTACAGCTTCAGATCAAGTACAAAATTTCTTTTTAGGTGGTATGGCGGGTGCGGTAATTCTAAATTTTTCGATTAGCCCAATTCAGTTTTTGATCATCTTAGCCATATGGTTTGCGATTATTGCATCGGTAAATTTTTTGAAATTAAGAATTCCTGTACTTAGAAGCTTGATAGAAGGGGATTCAATTGAATTGTTTTCGGAAAATAGACCGAATAAAAAAGCTTTTCTTAAAGCAAAACTATCAGCTGGAGACTTTATCACACTACTTAGAAACCAGGGAGTAACCAGTATAGACAATTTGCAAAATGTACGAATTGAAGCGAATGGTCAATTATCCATTTCTGAAAAGAAAGAAGATTCATTTAATAAATATTTAATTGTAGATGGAATGATAAATGCTACTGAGCTAGTTGAAATAAAAAAAAGTAACGATTGGTTAGAAGCATTCGTTGGAAGTAAAGGACTAAAAGTAGAAGAAATTTTTATTCTAGAATATAATACGAAAACTGCCAATATCATTTTTGTAAAACAACCAGTTTAA
- a CDS encoding GNAT family N-acetyltransferase, with the protein MQFQSEKNKEIKSILENNIVQYNSKFVPSIINNKPTGEVSFINKDEQGEIQAGISMSWYWGIMHIDYLWVKESLRGKKVGEQLLKLAEQKAISLGCSVIHLETYSFQAPNYYKKFSYKVFGTLIDTPEEGTSLFFLKKNI; encoded by the coding sequence ATGCAATTTCAAAGCGAAAAAAATAAAGAAATAAAATCAATTTTAGAAAATAATATTGTTCAGTATAATAGTAAATTTGTGCCTAGCATAATTAATAATAAGCCTACAGGTGAGGTATCCTTCATAAATAAAGATGAGCAAGGGGAGATTCAGGCTGGTATCTCCATGAGTTGGTACTGGGGGATTATGCATATAGACTACCTGTGGGTTAAAGAATCACTTAGAGGCAAAAAAGTTGGTGAACAATTATTAAAACTAGCCGAACAAAAAGCAATCTCTTTAGGATGTTCAGTTATTCATTTAGAGACGTACAGTTTTCAAGCGCCAAACTACTATAAAAAGTTTTCTTATAAAGTCTTTGGGACATTAATTGATACACCAGAAGAGGGAACATCATTATTCTTTTTGAAAAAAAACATATAA
- a CDS encoding isoprenylcysteine carboxylmethyltransferase family protein, translated as MNNIVYYLFSLIVLFRLVVLCISKNNEKKLLSKGAVEYGKNISNYLAVLHTIFYFSAFVEGMTRHVKMDFISYIGIMIVSLSFVVLLYVIKSLDYYWTVKLIVEDQHKINNNWVFKTIKHPNYFFNIIPELIGVTLLFHAWRTLLTLSIPYGLCLYFRIRKENDLLSKKNQ; from the coding sequence ATGAATAATATAGTGTATTACTTATTTAGTTTGATTGTCTTATTTCGGCTAGTAGTTCTTTGTATCTCTAAAAATAATGAAAAAAAGCTACTCTCTAAAGGAGCCGTAGAATATGGAAAAAATATATCTAACTATTTAGCAGTCTTACATACAATATTCTATTTTTCAGCTTTTGTCGAAGGGATGACTAGGCATGTGAAAATGGATTTTATTAGTTACATTGGCATAATGATAGTATCACTTTCATTTGTTGTTTTATTGTATGTAATCAAAAGCTTAGATTATTATTGGACTGTGAAATTAATAGTTGAAGATCAGCATAAAATTAATAATAATTGGGTGTTTAAGACAATTAAGCATCCCAATTATTTTTTTAATATTATTCCCGAACTTATCGGGGTTACACTATTATTTCACGCTTGGAGAACACTTCTGACACTATCCATTCCTTATGGACTATGTCTATATTTTAGAATCCGAAAAGAAAATGATTTACTTAGTAAAAAGAATCAGTAG